The following proteins are co-located in the Vigna angularis cultivar LongXiaoDou No.4 chromosome 2, ASM1680809v1, whole genome shotgun sequence genome:
- the LOC108327442 gene encoding uncharacterized protein LOC108327442: MSEERFNVVVHHSGTLVNDIPFEYVVLLDNIEGVVSVKVNENEESGSKDGDILHIAKKNPYDRGLSEDEWDLNFLATLEESGSEDAGDERQSCGTFGTFVMQKSMSEYKWEVGTKFRNRSYVVHGGRNLKFIKNDNRRVRVRCLGAQKSCPWMAYCEYLKGCRTCQLRKILDNHTCSRQFNIKMMNVKWLSETLDNSLHENPNLKINEIRSKALRKWNTNVTISKARREKIIASCKVEDSFKNQFKRIYDYTHELLRCNPGSTIKVKVDSDNGETTFQRFYVCLKACKVNFLSCRPSIGLNGCLLKGKYKGELFTSIGRDPNDQMLPLAYAIVEVENKDSWTWFLELLIEDLGGAEVCNSCTFMSDQQKGLLPAMFELLPRAEHKFCMRHLYANFRKNISGQNLKNLMWKAAASTYPQAWEREMLNIKEVNEEAYKYLIAIPPRYWSRSRFTGRALCDTLNNNRSEGFNSVIFDARGKPIITMLKEIRVYLMKRLATSRIKMCNMDFDICPKIRKRLTKESNLSKNWIPSWSVEKPYEVRHFAQITNKFVVNLHSQDYGPRMMKHMPALYFRSMATCYGKIILPRCPPTIQEKITKEKKKVGAMRAKEG, from the exons ATGTCTGAGGAGAGGTTTAATGTTGTGGTCCACCATAGTGGGACCCTAGTAAATGATATTCCTTTTGAATATGTTG TACTTTTGGACAATATAGAAGGGGTTGTATCAGTGAAAgttaatgaaaatgaagaaagtgGAAGTAAGGATGGAGATATATTGCACATAGCCAAAAAAAACCCATATGACAGGGGGTTGTCTGAAGATGAGTGGGACTTAAATTTTTTGGCCACTCTAGAAGAAAGTGGAAGTGAGGATGCAGGtgatgaaaggcaaagttgtgGTACATTTGGAACATTTGTTATGCAAAAGAGTATGTCTGAATACAAGTGGGAAGTGGGAACAAAGTTTAGGAATAGAAGTTATGTAGTCCATGGTGGGAGGAATTTGAAGTTTATTAAGAATGATAACAGAAGGGTACGAGTGAGATGTTTGGGTGCCCAAAAAAGTTGTCCATGGATGGCTTATTGTGAGTATTTGAAAGGATGTAGGACATGtcaattgagaaaaatattggATAATCATACTTGTAGTAGGCAATTCAACATTAAAATGATGAATGTTAAGTGGTTGAGTGAGACATTAGATAATTCACTACATGAAAATccgaatttgaagataaatgaaataCGCTCAAAAGCTTTAAGGAAATGGAATACCAATGTCACAATTTCTAAAGCTCGTAGGGAAAAGATAATTGCATCTTGCAAAGTTGAAGATAGTTTTAAAAATCAGTTCAAAAGAATATATGACTATACACATGAATTATTGAGATGTAACCCTGGATCAACAATAAAAGTTAAAGTGGATAGTGACAATGGTGAGACAACATTTCAGAGGTTCTACGTTTGTTTGAAAGCTTGCAAGGTTAACTTTCTCTCTTGTAGGCCATCTATTGGTTTGAATGGATGTCTTTTGAAAGGAAAGTATAAGGGGGAGTTATTTACATCTATTGGTAGAGATCCTAATGACCAGATGTTACCTCTGGCATATGCAATTGTAGAAGTAGAGAACAAAGATAGTTGGACATGGTTTTTGGAGTTGTTGATAGAAGACCTTGGGGGTGCTGAAGTATGCAATTCATGCACTTTTATGTCTGATCAACAAAAG GGTTTACTGCCAGCTATGTTTGAACTTTTACCTAGGGCAGAGCACAAATTTTGCATGCGACACTTATATGCAAATTTTAGGAAAAACATTTCTGGTCAAAACTTGAAGAATCTAATGTGGAAGGCTGCTGCAAGTACATACCCCCAAGCTTGGGAAAGagaaatgttaaatataaaggAAGTGAATGAAGAGGCTTACAAATACCTAATTGCTATCCCACCAAG GTATTGGTCTAGATCTAGATTTACAGGTCGAGCACTTTGTGATACATTAAACAATAACAGGAGTGAAGGTTTTAATAGTGTGATTTTTGATGCACGAGGAAAGCCCATTATAACCATGCTCAAAGAAATTAGAGTTTACCTCATGAAAAGATTGGCAACCAGCAGAATTAAGATGTGTAATATGGACTTTGATATCTGCCCCAAGATTAGAAAAAGACTTACAAAAGAGtcaaatttatccaaaaattGGATCCCTAG TTGGTCTGTAGAAAAACCCTATGAAGTTAGGCATTTTGCACAGATTACAAACAAGTTTGTAGTTAACCTGCACAGTCAAGATT ACGGTCCACGTATGATGAAACATATGCCTGCATTATATTTCCGGTCAATGGCCACCTGTTATGGGAAGATCATCTTACCCAGATGTCCTCCCACCATTCAAGAGAAAATTactaaaga
- the LOC108329054 gene encoding tropinone reductase 1 has translation MAEAKLSGVKDNRWSLHGMTALVTGGTRGIGHAIVQELAEFGAAIHVCSRKQNDIDKCLEDWKKKGFNVTGSVCDVKDREQRLKLMETVSSIFHGKLNILVNNAAIEITKDILDHTAEDLSTIMAINFESVFHLTQLAHPLLKQSGYGSIVFISSIAGVKAIPALSSYSAAKGAMNQFTKNVALEWAKDNIRANAVGPGPIWTPLLDSIRAKTGAEEYDANVTAKIPFGRIGETNEVSPVVAFLCLPAASYITGQIFYVDGGFTS, from the exons ATGGCCGAAGCAAAGCTGAGCGGCGTAAAGGACAATAGGTGGTCACTCCATGGCATGACGGCGCTTGTGACAGGAGGCACTCGAGGCATTGG GCATGCCATCGTTCAGGAATTGGCAGAATTTGGGGCAGCCATTCACGTATGTTCACGGAAGCAAAATGATATTGATAAGTGTTTGGAAGACTGGAAAAAGAAGGGATTCAACGTCACCGGTTCAGTCTGTGATGTCAAAGACCGCGAACAACGCCTCAAGCTCATGGAAACTGTTTCCTCTATCTTCCACGGAAAGCTTAACATTCTG GTGAACAATGCAGCGATAGAAATAACAAAGGACATATTAGATCACACTGCTGAAGATTTATCAACTATAATGGCTATCAATTTTGAGTCTGTTTTTCATTTGACTCAACTTGCACATCCACTTCTTAAACAATCTGGATATGGGAGCATAGTATTCATTTCATCCATTGCAGGTGTAAAAGCTATTCCAGCTTTATCTTCTTATTCAGCCGCTAAAG gAGCCATGAATCAATTCACCAAGAACGTAGCATTGGAGTGGGCAAAGGATAACATTCGTGCAAATGCTGTAGGACCTGGACCAATTTGGACTCCACTGCTTGATTCTATCAGG GCGAAAACTGGAGCAGAAGAGTATGATGCTAATGTTACAGCTAAAATACCTTTTGGTCGTATAGGAGAAACCAACGAAGTATCACCGGTCGTTGCTTTTCTTTGTCTCCCAGCCGCATCATACATCACTGGGCAGATTTTCTATGTAGATGGCGGTTTCACATCTTAA